The DNA sequence GGCTGATAACCCCGTTATGAGCGTGGTGGCATTTTTGGCTGGTGTTGTCGGTCCTGGTGTTGCTGCGGAGGCTGCAAAAACCGCATTGCACGAGCTCACGGACAAAAACACGACGTCGACGGTGGAGAATGGAGACCACGAGAATGGCGTGGACACCAAGCCTGCTGCTACTGATGACCGGATGGACGAAGACGCTAAGGAAGAATCGGTGGCtcctggtgctggtgctagCACGGCGGGAACTCCCGCTCCTGAAGGGGCTCAAAAACCCAAGACGACCGTTCCGCATTCAAAGGTTGTACGTGCAGCTAACCTTGCTCTCAAGTCTTCTGCCAAAGCCGCCCAAGCTCTTGCTGATGCCGAAGACACTCAAATCAAAAGCTCGCTTGCGCAACTCATCAAACTGACCCTGACAAAGCTGGAGCTCAAGATGTCACAATTCGAAGAGTTGGAGGATATTCTTGAGGAAGAACGCAAGGCTTTGGAGAGCGCTCGGATGGGGTTGGTGAATGAACGGATTGGGTTGAAGAAGATGTTGGATACCGTTCGAGCTGAGATTGCGAGGAGTGGTATTACCCCTGGTGTCGTCAATGCCATCAACCAAAACCAGGTTATGGGGACGACTGGACAGGGGACTGTCATTTCAGCGGTCAACAGCTCAAGCGCCCAGAGCAATGTTGGTCCTATACCAGACGGAACGACACTCCAGCTCAGTTAGATCGGGACAAGAGGCTCTCGACTTTGGCGTTACAGTCCGTTCTGTCTGGATAtattctgttttttttttgttatattTGCTGAATGCTGCTAGGTATTAGACCTTTTGCCGTGTgtgtaaaaaaaaactacCCTCTTGAATCCCGTTAATCGTCTActtgtgttttgttttttcttttgatcTCTTTTCTCTCCGATATTTTCATTCGTGTATTGTTTCTCCTATACTAAATATTATTTCTCCTGTATACATTCTTGAAGGTTTTTTTCAACCTTTGTGTGGTAGCCTGGCATGTAAGGTGAGCGAGCTGTTTTGGGATATGGACCCGGATCAACTGAGTCTAAAATACCACGCAGGTCTGAAATTAGAGTGTACATCTCCACCTTCTTTCCCACCGGCGCCCACTGTAATTCAGAGAGCAGCTGCCATGCGCACATTGATTTCTTCGGATTTTTTTCTACTAGTGCTCTTATGACTTTGAATCCTCGTGGTAAACGCTTTCCTCGAAGGTTTGATCACGATGCCAGCCTAAAAACACCCGGCACGATTATTTCCCTTCGCCTGGAGAAAAGCAGACGGCAATCGAGATCATTTGGAAAGTATGGTGTATGGTCTACGTAAAAAAATTAAACTATAGGGACAAAAGATGCCTTTCGAGCATGTCTACAAATGGGGAGCTATAAGGCAGACAGTGAAAAATAAGCTACTTAGCCATGCTGATGATCATTGGCATAGTAGGTATCACACTATCAGGGTCCACGTTTGGTGTGGATATAGCAAACATTTGCCAAATAATCGGCTGTTTGCTGAGCGAAAATTCAAGATTTTCCAATAGTAAAGTGAGGACGACCTCTGAAGGATTTGTCAGAAAAGAAGGATACATATTTTGACCGCAGGGTACGTACTCATTTCAAGTTGTGAAAATTTGAATCCACTAGCGTATAATTTCAGTATCCTTGAAAAATATCATAAACAGAGATACTCACAGACAGGACCGGCCGCCTCCAAGGAATGTCATCCTACAGAAGGAGTGCCCCAGGATTAACGCTGGATAAGCCAGACTACAATTATAACTTTACTTACAAATGCGAGTATATTCCAGGCACATGGGCTTCGACCAAAGCTTCGGGAAGGGGGTTTAACCATCTCTCGGGTTTCCATTCAAGTGCGTCAGGACCCCATAAATCCGGATCTCTGTTGGCAGCTAGAAGTGAAACGCTGACATTGGTGCCTTTTGGAACAGGTATTTCCCGAATTTCTTCGCCATTTAAACCTCTGATGGGCTTAGATAAAGGAAGAATTACGTCTTCATTGGCCCTGCGAGTATCTGAGTAACAGTACATTCTCAAAATATAGCCAAACTTACTCTCTGGGAACCCATGAAATCGGGGGATAGCTAGAGTTGGCGACGAATCAGAGTTTGCTCACGTTCAATAGGCGCGCATACGTACAGCCGGAGTGTTTCTCTGCATACAGCGTCCAGGTAGGGTAGTGTGGCCAATTCGTCATAGCCAATGTCTTGTCCGCCATTCTCCCGTCTCGCTTCTCTAATTTCTTCCCTGACTCTGTCTTGTGCATCTTTGTGGATAGCCAATTGGTGAAGAATACGAGACAGAGCCCCGGAAGTAGTATCAGTGGCAGCAAACGTCAACGACCTACAAACGAAATGTCGTTAAAGCACGCAGGATAATGAGGTTGAAACTCGTACGTGATTTGTGCCAACACTTCCTCGTCAGAGAGCTTGTCTTCATCTGACGCCAGAACGTTTCTTTTCACTGGAAAGAGGGTCAATAAATGCAGGAGAAATAAAATAGAACACCCACTCAAGATGCTGATAATATCCTTTCCTCTACCAACCTGGTTCTGCACGGCTTCATCTCCCTCAGCTAGTGCCTTTTTCTTAGTTTCGAAAATGAGCGTTGAGGTATCGTGTAACACATTCACGATCTCTTTCATGCCAGCAATTGCCTCAAAGGGCATCAAATCAACCAAAAATTTACGGAACGCAGGTGTGCCAATTCTGGTGAGCCTAGGCATGACCCAATCTCGGACAAATTCGTCCCCTTGCATGGTGCTATACCATACCAAATAATTTTGAGTATCTAGAAGGCCACATACGTCTGAGATGATCACTCACACAAGTTTCTTCGACATCAATCCATATTTATGTTGAGGGCTGGTTTCGGTTAATTCGTCGAAAGAGTAACCCAGACCACTTTGACCAATAAGTTCCAACGCCAATCGTGTCATCCAATTGACAACGTCCACCTGGGGAGGTGAGTATATCATGGACGAAGTAGAGTGTAGAAACAAGTACCTCTTGTGGCCCGTTCTGAACTTTGTTGAGGAAGACGTCTTTTACCTAGAAAATGGGTTGGTTAGCCAATGTTGTGGGTTTGGTGGTAAGAGATATATTTGCCTTGTGCGCGACCTCATAAAATATAGGAACTTCGTGATGACAATGAACGTCTAAACGAACGCATCACGCGAGAGAAAAGTATGCGTACCCATTTGTCGCATATGAGCACTTGAAAAGACAGggttcaacatcctcctaTGACGCCTGTGTTCGTCACCTGGAAAAAGGGAGATATAAGCCATAGTTCGTCACATTCGAAATTGCAGAGCACCAACCTAGCGAGGTGAATATGCCATGTCCAAACATAATTTTATTTCCTCTTCAAGTAGAGATTAAACAAAGAACAACAAAGCAAGAGGGATTAAAGATCTTACTCTATGAAAGAATCTGTTTCTTCATAGATGTTGTAGTCCTTGACGTCCGTGGCATCGTTAAATGAGAAACTAGGGTGGGGCGAGTCCTACACACCTTGACTAAAACATGGTACATGGCCTTCTGATCAAACACGAGGAGCCTATCTGACTGCCATGCTCCTTTCAGACGAACAACCTTGCCAACTTGATAATGATCGTCAAGAGAAAGTTTAGCGAAGATGCGGGCGCTTACATGTATCGGCAAGGTTCTGGTGATAATCCCATCCTTTATGATTCCGCACATAATTCAGAGAGCCTAGATGAGTCCAAAAAATGTGAGTGCATGAATGAGAAAATCTGACTTTAGGGTTGACCTGCAATCCAAGACTCGCCAGGAGGTCCTGGAACATTTTCTAGTACTGTTGGATAGAGACGCCGCCTAAGGAAACCCAAAGAGATCCATAGAAGTGCAAGAGCGGATAATACCTGTAGGACAGCCATGTCCGTCAAGAAGGTAATGAACGCCTCAGAATTCCAAGAGTGTGCTTTATATCAAGTCCATATTAAGAAAACTACATGTATGCCTGCTGTAAGCAAACGGAACCCAGTATTGGACAACCCGGGTCTGCTCCCGGTGAGGCCAGAAGGGTTTCCGATTCGATAAACAGAACTTGCATATCCAATAAGAATGAAGAGAATGTTTGTATAATTGTTGCGAGCGAAGCGGGTAACTTTCTCTAGTTGGAAGCGGGCAACTTTCTCTAGGGGCCCTAAGTTGGTGTCGGTGGTTGGGTGAAAACCGTGTACAAATAAAGCCAAATTTTACGAAATATTGTCTCCAGAGTCCGGCTCCACCAAAAGATCCACCGTATTGGCATTGGTATTGCTCATCATACTGCTCCTTCAACGTTTCTCTAAACTCTCTGAAAATGGCTGGATACATATTACAGTATAAGTGATGTCGGCCATGTATTCCGGATGAAGCTACATTGTTGATGTTCGATCATATACAGATCTATACACTGGATTCAAGTGACTTCAAGCCATGCTTGTTGACGAGCTATTTTTCCGCCATTTTCTGTAGCCCTTGTGAATATGGCAAATGCCGCTTCTTCGAACTATGGACGGGAAAAAGTGGGCAAGGCAGAAGGGTGTAAAAATATGACGTCTGTAACACAAGCTCTCTCGCCACGTTGGATTTAGGGGTGCCGATCCCTCCCAACACTCTTAATCACTGATGCGGCTACCTTGATGTCTTCACATTGACAAAAGTGCGCAATAGTGAATAAATTATTGGGGGTGAGCCGAACCATTCATTCTCCCCAATAGGTTGATTATACTCAGGAAGCAGTGGAGTTTATTTACGGAGCACTTCCTAGTAGTTCTGTTCGACCTGGCACATGATGTACATTGTGCATTGTGCCACATGTAAGCTAGTCAACGTCCATTACTTCTTCCCAGTGAAGCACCTTGCTCACTATAATACTTTAAAACCTGACGTGGGACGGCTTCGGGAGAGCATGATCATCATGCACGTTATGCTAGGGGTTCTTAACGGTGAGATTGGATAAATAGGCTGCAATATCGCGGACCTCCCTTGTCGACTCCCACCCTGCGACACAGTGACGTTTGAAGATGCTGTTTTTGACGCGTATCGCGTATTTTCTTACTTTGGTGTTAATTGGGTATGCTAGCATCGTGAGTGATATACTCAATGCTCTTGAGCACGCCGTCGATTGTGGCTCTTGTCATACTCTGCTCGGCGTACTGCAAGGCGTCGCTCTTCTGGGCGACAGCATTTTTTCATCTGCACTAGTATCCGTTTGTGAGGCCGCTGGGGTAAGTAACCGCCGACGTAATATTTAGTTCATGCATATTGACGAGATTTCAAGgtcgaagatgatgatgtttGTCAGGGACTTTTGACTGAACAGGGACCCATCATAGCCCATGACTTACGTTCCATCTCATCTACGGGTCAGACGGCCAGCAAACTCTGCAATGCAGTCCTTGGTCTGTGCCAAGACCCTGCTGTCAACGCTTTCACTGTTCCATTCCCAAAGGCTGCTCCGATCAATCCCAAAGTCTTCACCTCGACCGGTAAACCGCCGTTCCAAGTGGCCCATTTCAGTGATGCCCACATTGACAGAATGTACACGGTAAGAACCGCAAATTGGCTTTACACAGAGCTTACCGATTATCTTTTTGATAGACAGGGGCGGATTCGAATTGTACGAAACCAATCTGTTGCAGGAATTTTGCAGACCAGACTGGGCCTGTCCAAATCCCCGCTGGTCCTTCCGGAAGTTTAAATTGTGATACACCTACTACCCTTGTACAATCCATGCTGCGTGCTGTAGCGGCGGAGAATACACAATTCTCTATTTTTACTGGTGATGTGGTGGAAGGTTTGATTGGTATTTCGATGGTGCATATGTCCTGTCTGACGGTTTCACTCTAGCTGCTGTTTGGCTTGTTGACCAAACGTAAGGATCCGGCCCTTTAAAGTGATCGAGTTTAATTTACACAAGTCTGTTTTCTAGGGAAAATACATCCGATATGCAGCAGTTTAACACTGAGATGCAGACTCTTCTCAACTCCCCAGTTTTCCCTGCAATAGGTGAGTGGGTTGCATATTGTACACACTATGTTCGTTAGATTTATGTACCGTCATAGGTAACCAGTGAGTATATTGTTAAAGCTATCTAGGTGTCACCGTCATTCTGACTGTAATTTAACAGCGAAGCTGCCCCTGTTAATGCATTCCCAAGGAACACAACAAATCAAGGTCAGGTTCAGTGGGTTTTCGATACACAGAGTCAAGGGTGGAATGTAGGTATCTGTTTACACGctttatttatttgttctTAGGTTGTACAATGTAAGCCTTTCATCAGCACTGCTGCTGCCTCCCAAGTCCAGCATA is a window from the Psilocybe cubensis strain MGC-MH-2018 chromosome 8, whole genome shotgun sequence genome containing:
- a CDS encoding Cytochrome P450 monooxygenase 91, with translation MAVLQVLSALALLWISLGFLRRRLYPTVLENVPGPPGESWIAGSLNYVRNHKGWDYHQNLADTFGKVVRLKGAWQSDRLLVFDQKAMYHVLVKDYNIYEETDSFIEGNKIMFGHGIFTSLGDEHRRHRRMLNPVFSSAHMRQMVPIFYEVAHKVKDVFLNKVQNGPQEVDVVNWMTRLALELIGQSGLGYSFDELTETSPQHKYGLMSKKLVTMQGDEFVRDWVMPRLTRIGTPAFRKFLVDLMPFEAIAGMKEIVNVLHDTSTLIFETKKKALAEGDEAVQNQVGRGKDIISILMKRNVLASDEDKLSDEEVLAQITSLTFAATDTTSGALSRILHQLAIHKDAQDRVREEIREARRENGGQDIGYDELATLPYLDAVCRETLRLYPPISWVPREANEDVILPLSKPIRGLNGEEIREIPVPKGTNVSVSLLAANRDPDLWGPDALEWKPERWLNPLPEALVEAHVPGIYSHLMTFLGGGRSCLGFKFSQLEMKVVLTLLLENLEFSLSKQPIIWQMFAISTPNVDPDSVIPTMPMIISMAK